One window from the genome of Salvia miltiorrhiza cultivar Shanhuang (shh) chromosome 7, IMPLAD_Smil_shh, whole genome shotgun sequence encodes:
- the LOC130995793 gene encoding polyphenol oxidase I, chloroplastic-like: protein MASLQSSCMVLTHNRICPLVKPSHHFPNARLTYRFHVSCSSNGGVDRRNMLLGLGGLYGAANLISDSKAYADPIQPPDIKSCGVADVHGDPLDVNCCPPNSDTIIDYELPSVTSLRVRPAAHKLNHGYLTKYEKAIQLMRELDKKDPSDPRGFTQQANVHCAYCNGAYDQVDYEGTDISIHYSWLFFPFHRWYLYFYERILGSLIGDPTFALPFWNWDNPRGMQLPAIFDNPHSPLYDINRNPSNRPPAIVDLALSGKTDDEQLVRSNLSTMYKEMLSSVDDTNGFMGQPYCAGMTPPGSASGGTVERGSHTSVHRWVGHPDNKYHEDLGNFYSAGRDPAFYSHHSNVDRMWTIWKHLKTKVPKDINKPDYLNASFLFYDENQKLVRVKVADALDNRKMGYDYEKVEMPWMYYRPPRRSARVRIQDISKGAENPEKVFPLSLNRIVRVLISKRSPGKVDEVLVLEDIHTDPTEFVKFDIYVNDEDDEPKDVDKAEYAGTFSQLPHRVHHSNRHKGSMKLSLKELYEDIDIHEDDTTVVVTLVPRANGHRVTIAGIKIVKSRSSA from the coding sequence ATGGCCTCTCTTCAATCTTCATGCATGGTGCTCACCCACAACCGCATTTGTCCTCTAGTCAAGCCATCCCACCACTTTCCCAATGCAAGGCTAACTTATCGCTTTCACGTCTCATGCAGCAGCAACGGCGGCGTAGACCGCAGAAACATGCTCCTTGGGCTTGGAGGTTTGTACGGTGCAGCCAACCTCATCTCTGATTCCAAAGCTTACGCCGACCCCATTCAACCGCCGGATATCAAGAGTTGCGGTGTTGCAGACGTCCACGGAGACCCTCTCGACGTCAACTGTTGCCCGCCAAACTCAGACACTATCATAGACTACGAGCTGCCGTCCGTGACGAGTCTGCGCGTGAGGCCTGCGGCGCACAAGCTTAACCACGGATACCTTACCAAGTATGAAAAAGCCATTCAGCTGATGCGGGAGTTAGACAAGAAAGACCCTAGCGATCCCCGCGGCTTCACTCAGCAGGCCAACGTCCATTGCGCTTACTGCAACGGCGCCTACGATCAGGTTGACTACGAAGGCACCGACATCTCAATCCACTACTCCTGGCTCTTCTTTCCATTCCACAGGTGGTACCTCTATTTCTACGAGAGGATTTTGGGGAGTCTCATCGGTGACCCCACATTTGCCTTGCCCTTCTGGAATTGGGACAACCCTAGGGGCATGCAGCTACCTGCGATATTTGACAACCCTCACTCGCCCCTATACGATATCAACCGCAACCCGAGCAATCGGCCCCCTGCCATCGTCGATCTTGCCCTAAGCGGCAAGACAGATGATGAACAGCTGGTGAGGAGCAATCTGAGCACTATGTACAAAGAAATGTTGAGCAGCGTGGATGATACAAATGGCTTCATGGGGCAGCCTTACTGCGCCGGCATGACGCCCCCCGGGTCCGCCAGCGGAGGGACGGTGGAGCGAGGGTCTCACACCAGCGTCCATAGGTGGGTCGGACACCCCGACAACAAGTACCACGAAGATCTCGGAAACTTCTACTCCGCCGGGAGGGACCCAGCCTTCTACTCCCATCACTCTAATGTCGATAGGATGTGGACTATATGGAAACATCTCAAAACCAAAGTTCCAAAGGATATCAACAAACCTGACTACCTCAACGCTTCATTCTTGTTTTACGACGAGAACCAGAAGCTCGTGCGTGTTAAGGTCGCCGATGCCTTGGACAACAGAAAAATGGGGTACGACTACGAGAAGGTCGAGATGCCGTGGATGTACTACCGGCCGCCGAGGAGGTCGGCCAGAGTCAGAATCCAGGATATATCCAAAGGAGCAGAGAATCCAGAAAAAGTGTTCCCCCTCAGCCTCAACAGGATTGTTAGGGTTTTGATTTCCAAAAGAAGCCCGGGAAAAGTCGATGAGGTGCTGGTGTTGGAGGACATACATACCGATCCCACCGAGTTCGTCAAGTTTGACATCTACGTCAATGACGAAGACGATGAGCCTAAGGATGTGGACAAGGCCGAGTATGCGGGAACCTTCTCGCAGCTGCCGCACAGGGTTCATCACTCTAACAGACACAAGGGGTCCATGAAGTTGAGCTTGAAGGAACTATACGAGGACATTGACATCCACGAGGATGATACTACAGTGGTTGTCACCTTGGTTCCTCGTGCCAACGGCCACCGTGTCACCATCGCTGGTATCAAAATTGTTAAGTCGCGCTCTTCTGCTTAA